Genomic window (Psilocybe cubensis strain MGC-MH-2018 chromosome 1, whole genome shotgun sequence):
GCCGGCCAGCCATGCTCGAGGCGCTTGTATCCACGACCCACTGATGCTCAATCTAGGAGGGTTCccgtcaaaaaaaaaagcgcATGGTAAATGACATTTGTGGGACGCGATCTCACGTGACTGATAGCGCGTTTTGGTTGGACACACACAAAAGTGGAACCCGCGTGTTAATTTTCGTTTGGCAACAATTTCAACTTACATAAATAATCACCCCCTTCCTTCGCGTAGCGCGTCTCCCCCTTCATTACCTTTTGCCCTCTTCCTCCACGCTGTGCACTGTTCTTGTTTTGCAACACAATGAACTCGTCTCCGCCTCAGACAGTGTCAGAGCCGATCTATCTCCCACCGCCCCCAGCGCCAGCAGTCGCTCCTCAAGGGCCCACACAGCTCGCGAGGACCGACTCTGCGACGAGCTTTTCGTCAGAGGAGGACGCGTCGATGAGCCCGAGTCCTGTGGCTGTCATGAACAGCGCGCGGCGCACTCGTAAACGGTTCACGAACACCCAGCTCACAATGCTCGAGAATCTCTTCCACCTCAATTCACACCCGTCGCGCGAGGATCGCGAGGCGGTCGCCAGAGACGGCGGCATGTACGtgattttttctctctcacccccttttctttttctcgtcGATGAGGCCCCTATCGGCACTGTTTATGTTATACTATACTCGCGACGCGTTTTTTTATCTTTAATTTGCCAACGATGGTTCTGATTTCTGACACACGCGtttctctctcctttttTTAACCTACCCGGCGGCTCCGTCGTATGTAGGGAGACCAAATCTGTGACGATCTGGTTCCAGAATAAACGGCAGACGGAGCGCAAGACAGCTGCGTCGAACAacaataacaacaacaacaacggtGCGAACGGGGGCAGCTCACACGGCGCCACGTCGCACGCCGTGCCCAACATCACCAGCACCATCCACACATTCAGCCTGCACGGCGAGGGCGCACACGGGCAGGGGCCCTCCTCCCGCACCGCCTCGCCGCCATTCAGCATCAGCAGCCGCAGCAGCATAACCTCGGCGTCGATATGCACCGCAACGACCACAGCCTACTCGTCCTCGCGGCCGTCGCTCGACCGCGTCGCCTCGCGCTCGGAGCTGCGCGCAGCGGCCCCGCGCACGCCGTCCCGCCGCCCCGCCCACCCAGGCACAGGCGCGATATGGGACAACATGCCCTCGTCCCCGCTCGCGCCGCCCATCAGCCCGCCTGCCCGCGAGTTTATCGATTTTGGCAAAAATGCGCGCACGCGCCGCACGCTTGAGTGGGCGTGTGCGGCTGCGAGGCTGGTGGATAAGGATGGGTATGCGAGTGGGATGAGCGCTGGGTTTGGTGCGGGCGGGGGTAGCGGGGGCATGTATGCGTCGTCTTCGGCGCCTGCTGCGCCGGTTAGGCCACGTGCAAGGACGGTGTCGAGGGAGAAGATGCGTGTAAGGGCGGGCCCAAGCCAACACCACCAGTCGCACTATTCGTACTCTCGGGATCCTAATGGTGCTGCCTCAGATAGCATCTCCAGCTCGCGCAGCCGCGAGCGGGACACATACGCTCCCGCGCACACGCACTCGTACGTGCGTTCGCGCGATACGGATATGGATCTCACGGACGAGGAGGACCACGAGGCGATCACGCCGCCGAGCACTTGGGGGAAGGATGACAGGCGATGGACGCCCGCTGGCGCCGGCGAGGGCAGGCCGACGAGTCTGCTGGCGATGACGGAGGCGGCGAAGGGCGGGATGTCGCCGAGGGATATTCGGGCGCgggtggatgatgatgatatgtTCAGGGCGGCGCTTGCGCTGTGTGGGCTTGGGCGGAGGACGTAAGtccgagttcgagttcgagttcgagtatgagtgtgggtgcgggtggtggtggtggtggtgatgatacCTGCTTGGTTGGTTGATACCTAGGCCTAATACCTCGCTTGCCAGCTTATAGCGAAATACAAGAAGAgcgaagaaggaggaagagaagataCCTAATGATGTCGATGAACAAACCAAACAACCCATGTGCAAtgaaacaaatcaaaaaaatcaaaaaacgaaaaacgaaaaaaaaaaactgtcTGACAACCTGTGTATATAAAAAGCGTCTGTTTCCTGTTTCCTGtttcctgttttctttttttatctttgaTCCTTTGCTCTCTGTCAGAGACAACGTTTACgttttttttaaaatctattttttcttctttgttttgttttgtcttttttttttctcgccTCCTTTTTTTGGTTTACTCGTCCATGTTTTCTATCGCGTTGTATGCTTTCCGCATTCTTATTTTCTCGTGTTGTTATTCTGCTGCTTGTAATATCGTTGTGTTCGGATATGGCGTTGGATTTTTCTTcaatctcctcctccaacatcCCATTCTATCCTCGATTCTTTTCCtcacccaaacccaaacccaaaccaaaCCACATGTACATAGGTTCCGGGTCTCTCCTTTCCTCCCTTCCTTTCTCCTCCTACACAACTTCACCCCAATATACCAACGACATCGACAACGACACCGACatcgacgtcgtcgtcgtcatcgtcatcgaattaattatgttttttttttctcgttcaatctgctgctgctgctgctcgtAGTATTACAGGACCTCAGTTGGTCTTtgctctgtctctgtctctgtctctgtctttgtctttgtcaaCAACACACGTACGGACTCTGACATATTCACTTCTATTCCTATCCCTACCTACCCCTCCGCGTTCAGAATAACGAATCGCGCGGCTTGATCATTGTGTATATAAAAAGTAGATTGGATTTGTTTATTATGTAGGTAGATAGTTATTACTATGCTATGTGTGATATTGTTATTGAATGGCTGTAGTCTGTGACTGTTTGGACTCCAGTTGACGAGGAACGCAGTTGGGTGTTGGTCGACTTGGAGTGTAAGTCCTAGATCATCATGGATGGTGGATGAATCGATGATGGATCACTGTGGGTGTGGGCGTGGGAAGTCTGTTCGTCGAGTTCTTGGTCTGGACTCTGTGTTCGCTTCGGTTCAAACTCTGCCCATGAGGATTCGGAGTCTCAGATTCTTCACTCTCAGAGCCGTGGCCATTTGGGGAGGTTTAATTGGACCGGGATACGGCTCGGAATACCGTCAAAGCGCTTTTCAACCAACTTCCTTTTTTTATAATACAAGTATCTCGAGACTCGAATCTTCGCGTGGACTGGGACGGGGACGTGTAAGCGCGTGTGGTCGGCGTTTGCATCTTGTTTTCATGAATGTGTGACCGAAGATGGATACGACCCCTGCGGGTCTCTCTATGAGGTGTTCTAGTTTGCTGTGATGTAAACAAGTCTGCCACAAATGACTCCGCGCAGTGCTTTATCAGTGTATGTGAGAACTTCATTTTTAATATATGCCAAAAATATCGCAAGTTTCAGCGCCTATCAAAGTATATTCATTTGGGGCCGGCTCAGGCGCCAAGAGGATAGAATAACTTGAACTAATACATACTTATACTCTCAAGGCCAGTTCAAGACGACTAGACTAGTATGTCGGCGGCAGCTCGGGGTTAGCCAGCCTGACCAAATTCGCAGCATACTCATTGAACCACGAGCCAGCTTCAGGCGCCGGAACATGCGCAACAGGCCCCGCACACGTCTCAGAAAACCTCGGCGACCCACGATCAGACGTGCCGTCCGACTCGCCTCCCGGCTTAACCCACACAATCGCGTCCACGTACTGGTTCTGCAGCACACCCTGGTCGGATGTAGGGCGCGTGCCGAAGCCTGCGTTGCGCACGTTGCACCATTGGCCCCATTCCGTGCGGATGCCGCCCCTGCCCGCGCGCGTCTGGTCGACGATGAAGTGCGCGGGGAAGCCGGCCTGCTCGAGGTGCGGCGCGAGCGACTGGGCGTAGTGGCTCTCGTCCCAGCTGTTCGAGTACTCCGTGAACGGCTCGCGCACGCGCGCGATGTACTCGTTGAAATTGGACACGTTGATCGCGACGCCGCGGACCGACGCCGATGAGTTGATCGCGCGGGCTTGTCGCAGGATCTCGGCGAGGATGGTCGCGGTGGGACGCAGGTTCGAGTCCCAGCCGAGCCAGCCGCCGTTCGCGGCGTCGATGTAGAGGGAGACGTTGGGGTGTTGGAGCTTGGCGATGGCGTAGGCGATGCCTTCTTTGTAGGCTGGCGCGGCTCTCGAGCAGGCGGGGACGTTCGAGCCGGTGACGATGTTGGCGACGGAATCGGGCTcgaggatgacgacgaagtTGATATTTCTCGCTTCGGCGGTGTTCAGTTCATTGGCGATGTCTGTGGGTGTATACATTTAAGCATAATAAACATGGTGGATTGAAAGGCTGGGAATCACGTACTGTCAATGTATCTTTTGTACTTGTTGAGCCCGTCGTTGTCGAGTTGGAACTCTCCGGCTGAAGCGCCGGCGGAGCAGTCGCGGTTAGGCAGGTTGTAAACCACGAGCTGTAGAATTTGCTGCCTCCTCGTCGCTGTCTGTGCAGCGAGAGTCTCGCTGATGAGCCCCCTTATTTTGTATACCTAAAGTCCGACAACAAGCCATGTGTTAGTTTCGAAGCATTCTTCGTATATTAGCAAATAAAACGTACATCTGATGAAACGGATATCCAAGCAAAGGTGGGGATTTTCTGAACTGTCCTCGTCCTTGCCGCATTTTGGTAGTCGTTCCTCTGGTTGAAGTACTGGATGGTCTGATCCAGCTTCCTTGCGTATTCCTGGTTTGCATAGCCTTCCTTTCCGATGTATGGATTTCCCTGGAAGCCGGATATCGAAGGTGCAGCGAAGACAACGGAAGGAGCAAGCGCCAATGCACAGGCGAGAGCTTGTAGATAACGCATCGCAAGTTTCAAAGAAGCTGAGTacttcaagaagaaggaatgACGACGATACTGAGGAAGTATAAAAAATACACGAAACACTTCCAAACGCCTTCTTATACGCGTTCCAAAATGCTAGTCCCAAGCTTGACCCCGGATTGCGGGGTAATTCTCGGACATACCTGTACCAAAGTATGAAGAACATATGCGACGGTCGGATGAGTATATTGCGTACGTAGGTCTGTTCGATGGTTAGGGCAAGCAAAAAGAATCTTTATAATTTCTATAAGCAGTCGTCAAGCGAGCTTTAATCACTTGACTCTTGACCCACTTGCAAGGTTGGAAAGCGTCCGAGTATAAGCGCCTTCGTCGACGTGATACTTACTATGAGGAAGTATACGTTTTGATAATTTGATTACCAATGGAGGTCGTCGGCTGTATTCCGAACTGAATTACGTCCCGAGGAACTGAATTTCCATAAAAAATCAGCTAGAAATACGCGTTTAAATGAAGGCGCTAACTTGCTCAAAGGTGCAGTCTCACGGGGGTACTCACCTTTGTGGGTCCTATGCCTTCTGTTAACTCACCAGGTCTTCTTTTGATCACAATTAAAAATAAAAGCAGACTTTACAACCCCAGGTTGCATCAATATATGTAGGTGCATGAGTGTGATTCTGGAAATTCCTCGGTGTATTTCATTTACCTCTTGCCGAACTCTTCTATGACAACATGCAATTAGGCTGTCACGGGCCCACCAGAGATATCATATGGATGGGGGTGTCGGTGAGATGTGTCGTCAGCCAAGTCGTACAGATTTTTACGCCAATTCATTTATCATGCTAGCACAATCGATGTTCGCAAAGGTGCGTCGGATTAGGTTTGTCGCCGTGCTTTCCAAGATTCAATTTTCGTTACTGTATGTGTGCATCGAAGTCGTATTCGAAGTGAGCTTGCGCACGGAAAATTTACGTTCATTAATCTCGGATAAGCTCAATTGAATAGCTTTGAAGCGTTCAAAAGTTGCGCGAAAACGTCTTTACCCTCGTCTTTAGAAATGTTGTCTGATTAATAGTACAGAGTTCTGAAAGCCAAGTCTTGCCCGGCACCATGCAAAAAGCGAGTAACACCCGACGTGAGCTATACACACTAAATATTAAATAAAAACTTCTGAGATACAGTACTCTGGAGCTGCTTCGACTTCACCGGCTCTTCTCCTGCTTTGAATGCGACAGTGGCTTTGGGCTGTTAGGAAGTGAGTTTGATTGAAGCGCCTATCTTGTCATCAGTGATCAAACGGAGATTCAAACATTCGCTTTTTTCCATTTTGCGGTGTTGCGCACCACTGTCGGCATCCATGATATGTTCTCAGTTCGTTACAATTCATTCCATCTCAAAACTACTTTTACCCAACATGTTCCCCATCGGAGAATATCTGCAAGACAGAAAGCATGGATATCTTTGAAGGCAAGGAAATTAGAATCAAGGTATTGCAACATTCTAGTCGGAATCTGAGTCTGTTCTACACCGTGATACaaaaatttttcttcatctttatGTTTGCACCCATGTTTCCTGTAGAGCGGTAACTACGCATACTTTCTCTAGATTGCTTTGCCAATTTAGTTTGAAAGAGTTAACTTAGAGGTCTCGGAATATACCGTGATCACGTGGATCAAATGATGCATTGGTCCTCGTCGGAGGAGCCGCTTGACCCACCACTGTTTGTACTTATAGCACCGCCCACGATGAGAACTCCACTACTTTCTTTGCTCTGGGGTCTTTCCTCACTATATATCACGTTTGCTTCACAAGACCACCAAATAGCCATGACAGAACCTGAATACACCCCACAGACGACGGTCCAGCCCACGCTCTCAGACTTGCTTACGATCGAACCATCGGCGTCGATATTCTATTCCTACGCCAGAGAGTTGGAGATGAGCTCGATGCTCTCTAAGCAGGACTCGAAGTTGACTTTATTCGTGCCCACAAATAAGGCTGTGATGGCTCTGGCGAGGAAACCGTGAGTTGTGGCTGTTGGCTGCGGCCTCTTCATTGTTCAAGTTTACGAACGCATATCCTTTCTCTTTGTCAGTCATCAAGGACCTGAACAACCTATAGAGGTTGAAATTTCCGATGAGGAGTTCCACAATAGAGCCAAGAAACATGTTGAACGCTGGGTTTCTGCTCATATCGTTCCTGTAAGTGCTGATTGTGCTGTTGCATCCTTTCATCGACTTACGATAATAATTGCAAAGGAATACCCATTGTCTCTTGACGGGAACAATCACCCTACGCTTCTAGATGGGAAATCCATTTCATTCAAGCCTATATCCAAAGTTAGTGGCCATGGGGCAGAATGGAGCCGAGTAACGTTGGATAATGGTGCCAAGATAGTAGGCAAGAAAGAGGTACAGTTCCGCTCTTGTTTTTCCTCCTTAAACTACTGACTGTTTTGCATATGGAAGGGTTTGAATGGAGACTTGTATCTCATCGACGGAACAATTTCATTGGACTGAGGATAGGTTATCGTTTTTCTGTACTTTTGTCTTTCTTgtaattgattgattgaccTTGTTGCACCTCGCCGTGAGCTGTTCTTGAAACAAACAGAGGCCGCAATCCAACTTGAACGCAGCAGGCCACGTACGTGTGACCACCCACCGGGTGTCTGTGCGTTAGTGTCAGAGACGAACAGAAACGCTGGAGCGGGATGCACCATTTGAAATGACACGGGTCAAATATCACTTATCATTGTTACACTACCTTGCGGCCCATATTCACCCCAGCAAACCTACAGTCTCAATCATACACCTGGAAATTCGCCGCATTCATAAGTATTTTCCTGATGCAATCCTCACTACTTCGGCGTCTCGCACTTTCTGAATTTACTTTCACGAATGCCGTGTTCACAAGAACAAAAATGATTGCATTTTCGCAAGCGTAACTCTTCTGTCGTTCAATATGACGTGTTCATCAAGGCAGACGTTGCTTCACAGATTCTTCGACCACATATGATTGGAGCCCCGATTCAGAAAAACAGTTCCGGGTGAACGTCTAACTGTTTTGCCTATCAGGAGTCCTTTCAATGGTTCGCTCGGTCCCTACCCTAAATGACACGGTTGTCGTTACGGATCGTGTCCTCTTCATGATTGATATTTAGGGGATTCATGACGACCTGACGGATCTTGAAGAGCAGATTTTTGTGGCAGTAGCCAAAAAAGATTCCAACGAGAAGAGGGGGTTGATATTTGTGGCGTCCGCAAGGGATCTGGCTCTTGTAGGACCAAATGAATTCATGCTAGATGCATCGTTTACCTCTGATCTTACTTTGGATTTGTAAAATCCTTCTTCGAGGTATGGTGTTACTCTTGTCATTCTGTTTGCGCTTTCCCTACTTAACAATGGTTGGCAGACTCATTAAGCACGGTCTGGGAGTACCTGTGCCGACGTGTTAACTCCCCATTCTGGCCCAATGATCACATTGTTCTCGATTTCTTTGAGTCCAAGGAGGTTAGATACAGGGAAAGCTTAGAACCTGTAAAGACTCCTGACAAATTTCACCGCAGGGGCTTCACGCGGCTATCACTGGTGTTCATTGTTGTCATTGAATGATACAGAtcctgaagcttgaagccaTCTTGCAGAGCTACACAATCGGTATGCTGTGTCATATCCTTGGTCCCACAAGTCTCTGAGCTAATATACACGCGGGTATCACTTGTATTCATTGTTGATGTTCGACGTTCAAGGTTGAAGCGTCTGGCGCTTGAAGCCATATCGGAAGGCCAACCAATCAACATGCAGCGTCATATCTTGGTCCTACAAGTCCATGAATATGTATCGTCACTCTCAATGCTATGACATCGTCTAATGACTTCAAGATTCAATTACTCAATGCATATATCTCTTTCACGAGTTTGGTTCAAATGCAAGTACTTAAGCCGATCCCCAAACTCCCTCCACTTTATCCCAAAATCTCCACTTaatcttctcttcttctcttctccaaAACCTTTGAATAAATATGCCAACCATCGACAAAGGTGATAAAATTCTGGTCACCGGAGCCAACGGATACATCGCAGCCTGGGTGACCCGTTTACTGCTAGAGCGAGGATATGCTGTTCGCGGAACTGTACGCTCGGAAGACAAAGGGGAATTTATGAAAAATTATTTTAACGGCGTCGGAATAGGAGAAAAGTTTGAAACAGTCATTGTTGATGATATTAGCAGGGTATGTAGATATAGAGATAGACCTTTTCAGGACTAATTTTCTGTTGTGTTTAGGATGGAGTATTTGACGAGGCTGTTAAGGGTGTCCATGCCATTGCCCATACGGCCTCACCTTTCCATTTCAGATCCAAAGAACCAAAGGGTAAGTGTCGTAGAATTTCTATTTTGACCTTGGTGGATGGACTCTTGAGGAACGTGTATTACAGAAATCATCGAGCCTGCCGTAAAGGGTACTATAGGCATTTTGGAAGCTACCATTAAACACGGGTAGCTATACCCCCTGAACTGCATGTTCCAATTTGAAACTCCCTTCATTTCTAGACACGATGTAAAACGTATTGTCATCACATCTTCAACGGCGGCTATCATGGGCAACCAGGCTGAGATTTTCACTGAAGCTGATTGGAACAACGTTTCAGTAAAAGAAGTAGATGGAAAAGGTTCCGAGGCCAGTCCTATTCATATGTATTGCGCTTCTAAAGCTTTAGCTGAGAAAGGTAAACTTCGGCGTCAAATAATTTCGATGGAAACACACTGATTAAGTGTTACATTTTCTGCTAGCTGCGTGGAACTTTTACGAAAAACATGCTGGTGCGATAAAATGGGACATAACAACTTTGAATCCGCCCTACGTGAGCAGGAGCTTTTTCGTTTTCAGCATTAGTCGGACTGACCATCCACTTTGCCAACCAGGTCTTCGGGGTAATTACTTTTTCTGAAATGGGCCATATATCATCTTTACTGACTACCCTTTCGAAAAGCCTGCTATTCATGATGTTAGAGCGGTGGAAAGTCTGAACACCTCACTGGCACTGTGGTACGACTACGTCGTGAAAGGAAGTATCAAATCCAAGGAAGCGCTCGCAGACTCCAACTCATGGGTGGATGTCCGTGATATTGCCCTTGCTCATGCTATAGCGCTAGAGAACAAGGAGGCCGGTGGTGAGAGGATCATTATCAATGAAGGTTAGTTAACTTTGCCTTCTTCCAGCGTCAAgttttgagtttcatttTGGCAGGAGGATATATTTGGCAAGAGTGGCGTAAGTCCGTTGACGCTTTTAATAGGCTGACAGAGTTGACTCTTGGATAGTTTCCATTGCTAACTCCATCACTCCCTCGCCTCTTCCATCGCGTGCCTTTCTCCTCGGCTTTCCTGAGATTCTGGAGGGAAATCCAGTCAGCAAATTTCGGTTCCAAAAATCTAAGGAGGAACAAATTCTGGGAATTAAATTCTACACTAAAGCAGAAACCACCAAGGATATACTCGACGATTTTGCTAGACGGGGATGGTAGATGTTTTCAGAAAAGAACATTTCATAGCTTAAATTGATGGTATCTCTTAACATTTTCCTTGCTTGGTCTCTTGCAGGCCGGTAAATATATGAACAATTGACTTTACATCCTCGAGTCAACCCCATCGCCCATCAGACAAATTGGTAACTAATATGATCCAATCAGTACAGGCTTAGAACACAATTAGAACACACGCTCACGAAGTAGGTATATCTTTTTGCTTCAGGCCTTTGATTGGTATAGGAATACCAAGCTTTCCTTTGATAGTAGCCGCGCTGTCCATCCGAGAGTTCGTTAGTTTGTTGAATACTGCAGGCCATGGCATGATACTGACCGAAGATAAACATCCGTAGAGATCAAGTCCAATTTTAGTAACGGAATAATATCGAGTGACTTCTCTACCCCTTGGTCGAGCAGAACATCTGGAACTTTGCCGGAATTTGCACTGTTAAGCGCCTTGACTACAACGGGCGTGGTGAATGTGTGATCAAAGCTCGCATAAACTGTCCCGTTAATGCCGGCTTTGCTCACAACACGATCAATCGTGAGTTCCAGTAGAAGCGGGTTTTTGACTAATCAGACGAAGGAAATGTACGATCAGTTAAACTTCGAAGACGTTGGCGTCGTGTGTTCCTACTGTCAAAATCCACCCTACAATCAATCAGACACCTCAATATTCGAATTTCAATGGATACTCAGCAAAGGTACTAACGAAAGTAAGTTATTTCCAAAGGTTTCAACCTTTACAGTGTAGCCATGAGTCACTTCATTACTCCATACCTGGAAGAAATAGAGCTTACCGAGATGTATGCATTAATTTTAGTTACGAGCCCTAGACCAATGGCATTAATGACATCGCCAATGAGGTCTCTACTTCCAATCTCCGTTGGGGAAGCGCCTACGGATAGCAGAAGATACCCGATAAAACCGACAAGAAACGTGGAAATAGGAGCCATTATTTAGGCGTTCTGACGACTGGACAGATACGAGTACTGCGTTGGGAAAATACAAGAACAATATTCCATCTTCCATGTCGGCTATTTATAAAACGCAAGGTTCAACCTGATGTAGCTCCGGTGCTCATTTCTTCAACTTTTGTTTAATGATGATTGCATCCGCGGCGCTTAGAGTTTCGCATGATTCTACATAGCAGGTCATCTGGAATAAAAAGTGAATTAAACTGAACAGGTTACACGCGATATACCAATCAGATGACCACGGCGGTTGCACGGCCTTAAGTTGTTACACCCCAGGGTACATCTCAGGTGTCGATAACTAAAGTGATTGTCGTTGAAGCGTTGTGTGCGTGCTGATTTCAAAGAATGGAAACAATTTGACGAACAAAAGGGACACACGCATGGTGTACAAATGATCCACAGCGGAAAACACGGCCACCGGCAAATGTTCTCATGAATCGACTGCGTCTCACCATCAGATGCGGGGAAAGTGATACGATGCGGAGAAGTGTGATGATATATTTTGCACTGTACCAGAAGGATAATTCAAAAGTTCGGATATCATATATGAGACCCGCAATTTCTGGTGAATCATTTGGGACCTTGAAACTGTACCGAACGGGGTTATAAAATCGATGACTCAGTCGAGCTCCAAGGTGTAGCTATAGCACTGTAAGTACCTATTTAAATGTAATTAAGAGTATAATACTCACTTTGTGGGTACAGCAGTTTGCTTGAGGCCCGTAAGCGCGATGGGAATGCCCAACGCGCCACCGATAGTAGCCGCACTAACCAATTGATGAATGAATCTTTTTAGATGTGGCACCCTTTGATAGTAAGTAAGGTACTAACCGGACATTAGCATTTGTGTCAGGAAGATCCAGAATCCCAAATGGTATAATGGAGAGGGAGGCTTCCCCACCTTGCGGCAGTTGGACGTTGTTGATTAAGCCCGAATTTTTGGTGGCGAGAGGTGGAACAACGAGTCCTGGCTTGGGGAAAGTGTGGGTGAAGGTAGCAAATATGGTACCATTCAGGCCAGCAACCGCGCTGACACTGTCAAGAGTAAGCTCGATCGGGAGAGGGTTTTTTACTACTCTAATGATCAGTTTTCCGTTCCACGATAATACCTATCTTTACTGACCGTCAAAGTTGACTCTGCGTTGGGCAGCTTCAGCAAACGATGAATGTTACGGTGTTGGAAATGAAATACTTACGAAATGACGTTGGTCGTCAGTGATTCCAGCTAAAGTATGATTGAGAATGCAGTATATGATTTATGCAGAGGATGCTTACAGTGACGAATGCATTTATATCTTTCACTAGACCAATGTTGAGAAGGTTGATGATATCTGCAATGCCCAAATCAGTAGCTGGAGCTGCAGGTGAGGCTGATGCAGCGCCGGCCACCAGAGCAGCAAGAAGTACGCGTAAACCAAACATGGCCTTCGTAGTATACAGAATTTACGAGCGACTAGTCAATGAATGGGCGCTTTGAGAGCGATGGCGACACTGGAGAGAAAAACTGCAGACGATGTGTATTTATATGCTCGCACCAGCAGAGGAACTGTTAACCATGCTGAAGCGAGGACAGTGTGAGCTACAAAGGCTGCTTCAATGTAGTTGCTAAAGTTAGCACCGCATCAGGTTAGAAGCTTAACGACATAATCA
Coding sequences:
- a CDS encoding Homeobox protein ANF-1; protein product: MNSSPPQTVSEPIYLPPPPAPAVAPQGPTQLARTDSATSFSSEEDASMSPSPVAVMNSARRTRKRFTNTQLTMLENLFHLNSHPSREDREAVARDGGMETKSVTIWFQNKRQTERKTAASNNNNNNNNGANGGSSHGATSHAVPNITSTIHTFSLHGEGAHGQGPSSRTASPPFSISSRSSITSASICTATTTAYSSSRPSLDRVASRSELRAAAPRTPSRRPAHPGTGAIWDNMPSSPLAPPISPPAREFIDFGKNARTRRTLEWACAAARLVDKDGYASGMSAGFGAGGGSGGMYASSSAPAAPVRPRARTVSREKMRVRAGPSQHHQSHYSYSRDPNGAASDSISSSRSRERDTYAPAHTHSYVRSRDTDMDLTDEEDHEAITPPSTWGKDDRRWTPAGAGEGRPTSLLAMTEAAKGGMSPRDIRARVDDDDMFRAALALCGLGRRT
- a CDS encoding Exoglucanase 3; the protein is MRYLQALACALALAPSVVFAAPSISGFQGNPYIGKEGYANQEYARKLDQTIQYFNQRNDYQNAARTRTVQKIPTFAWISVSSDVYKIRGLISETLAAQTATRRQQILQLVVYNLPNRDCSAGASAGEFQLDNDGLNKYKRYIDNIANELNTAEARNINFVVILEPDSVANIVTGSNVPACSRAAPAYKEGIAYAIAKLQHPNVSLYIDAANGGWLGWDSNLRPTATILAEILRQARAINSSASVRGVAINVSNFNEYIARVREPFTEYSNSWDESHYAQSLAPHLEQAGFPAHFIVDQTRAGRGGIRTEWGQWCNVRNAGFGTRPTSDQGVLQNQYVDAIVWVKPGGESDGTSDRGSPRFSETCAGPVAHVPAPEAGSWFNEYAANLVRLANPELPPTY
- a CDS encoding FAS1 domain-containing protein (FAS1 domain-containing protein AFUA_8G05360), with the translated sequence MTEPEYTPQTTVQPTLSDLLTIEPSASIFYSYARELEMSSMLSKQDSKLTLFVPTNKAVMALARKPHQGPEQPIEVEISDEEFHNRAKKHVERWVSAHIVPEYPLSLDGNNHPTLLDGKSISFKPISKVSGHGAEWSRVTLDNGAKIVGKKEGLNGDLYLIDGTISLD
- a CDS encoding Putative uncharacterized oxidoreductase (Putative uncharacterized oxidoreductase C513.07) yields the protein MPTIDKGDKILVTGANGYIAAWVTRLLLERGYAVRGTVRSEDKGEFMKNYFNGVGIGEKFETVIVDDISRDGVFDEAVKGVHAIAHTASPFHFRSKEPKEIIEPAVKGTIGILEATIKHGHDVKRIVITSSTAAIMGNQAEIFTEADWNNVSVKEVDGKGSEASPIHMYCASKALAEKAAWNFYEKHAGAIKWDITTLNPPYPAIHDVRAVESLNTSLALWYDYVVKGSIKSKEALADSNSWVDVRDIALAHAIALENKEAGGERIIINEGGYIWQEWLSIANSITPSPLPSRAFLLGFPEILEGNPVSKFRFQKSKEEQILGIKFYTKAETTKDILDDFARRGW